A region from the Salicibibacter cibarius genome encodes:
- a CDS encoding helix-turn-helix transcriptional regulator, whose protein sequence is MRKVRGVKKVAEYLESINCPISISTIQRYMREGDFPYSKPTERIVIFDLDEIDKWLGE, encoded by the coding sequence GTGCGCAAAGTACGAGGCGTCAAAAAAGTTGCTGAATATCTAGAATCTATAAACTGCCCAATCAGTATATCCACGATTCAACGTTACATGCGAGAAGGCGATTTTCCTTATTCCAAACCGACCGAAAGAATTGTGATTTTTGATTTAGACGAAATCGACAAGTGGTTAGGGGAGTGA
- a CDS encoding site-specific integrase gives MASFQKRGKTWQYTISAKPKPIRKSGFRTKKEAQAAAAEVETEMRKGVAPQLQPVPFDEYLENWIKRFKTDIESITLQKYMDSLGAVKRYFGDEPLQSITRNAYQDFLNNYGKNHAKTSAQKLNSHIRACIKDAIDEGIIRVDFTRDVVYTGTPSKKASDKHLGYDESKQLLQMIYDRLDRSTTHYLLLLALTSGMRFGEIVGLQRNDFDFFNGIININKSWGYKKNMQDGFGETKNEASVRKIKIDHETMRRFKQLFKNTPENIYQLVFYSPSSKYKVINNGTANNVLVGMLDELKAQRITVHGLRHTHASVLLYKDVSIQYISRRLGHADIDTTLNTYSHLIKEMEERDEQRSVEVFNSMLV, from the coding sequence ATGGCTAGTTTCCAAAAGCGTGGTAAAACGTGGCAATACACCATTAGCGCAAAACCTAAGCCGATCCGAAAGAGTGGTTTCCGCACCAAGAAAGAAGCGCAGGCGGCTGCTGCGGAAGTCGAAACTGAAATGAGGAAGGGGGTTGCACCTCAACTCCAACCTGTACCGTTTGATGAGTATTTAGAGAATTGGATAAAGAGATTTAAGACAGATATCGAAAGCATCACGCTACAAAAGTATATGGATTCGCTCGGAGCGGTAAAGCGTTATTTTGGAGATGAGCCGCTTCAAAGTATAACAAGGAATGCGTACCAAGATTTTTTGAATAACTACGGAAAAAACCACGCCAAAACGTCGGCCCAAAAGTTAAATTCGCACATACGGGCTTGTATCAAAGATGCCATTGACGAAGGGATCATACGTGTTGATTTTACGAGGGATGTGGTTTACACTGGTACGCCATCTAAAAAAGCATCGGACAAACATCTGGGATACGATGAAAGCAAGCAATTGTTGCAAATGATTTATGACAGGTTGGACAGATCGACAACGCACTACTTGCTTTTGCTTGCGCTGACATCGGGAATGAGGTTCGGGGAGATTGTTGGTTTGCAAAGAAACGATTTCGATTTTTTTAACGGTATAATCAACATAAACAAATCATGGGGTTATAAGAAAAATATGCAAGATGGTTTCGGCGAGACAAAAAACGAAGCATCTGTACGCAAAATAAAAATTGATCATGAAACAATGAGGCGATTTAAACAGCTATTTAAAAACACACCAGAAAACATTTATCAACTTGTTTTTTACAGTCCTTCGTCAAAATATAAAGTCATAAACAACGGGACGGCGAATAATGTGCTGGTTGGCATGTTGGATGAATTAAAAGCACAACGTATAACTGTACATGGATTAAGGCACACGCATGCCAGCGTACTGTTGTACAAAGATGTATCCATACAATATATATCACGTAGGCTGGGGCACGCTGACATCGATACCACGTTAAACACGTATTCACACCTGATAAAAGAAATGGAGGAGAGGGATGAGCAAAGAAGCGTGGAGGTGTTTAACAGTATGCTTGTGTAA
- a CDS encoding XRE family transcriptional regulator: MQPDKRTEIVKKLIGETELSTKAFAEKAGLPYTTLRSMLQRGIGNASVDNVMKVCKALNITTDELQEMAENNTVDLPELTNKDEQDIQKELQKMIDGLSNDGYAAFDGKEMGDMNEEDREMLIQSLEYSMRIAKKWQNKSSPPINTASKGVNKMIKGKVNQLKRKYETSCPFEIADSLNITVLNRPLGSILGFYTKQFRMKSIHINEQVSEKERLFICAHELGHSVLHTDASTPFLRRNTLFSTDRIEKEANLFAVNLLAERLEVENTTISEALHEYNIPEDLINEYIL; the protein is encoded by the coding sequence ATGCAACCCGACAAACGAACTGAAATAGTTAAGAAACTAATCGGAGAAACTGAGCTAAGCACAAAAGCTTTTGCGGAAAAAGCAGGCTTACCATATACAACATTGCGATCTATGCTACAACGAGGAATCGGTAATGCCTCTGTCGATAATGTCATGAAGGTATGTAAAGCTTTGAACATCACCACGGATGAACTTCAAGAAATGGCTGAAAATAATACAGTGGATCTACCAGAGCTTACGAATAAGGACGAACAAGACATACAAAAAGAACTACAAAAAATGATCGACGGCTTAAGTAATGATGGATATGCCGCGTTTGACGGGAAAGAAATGGGTGATATGAACGAAGAGGATCGTGAAATGTTAATCCAATCATTGGAGTATTCCATGCGTATCGCTAAGAAATGGCAAAACAAAAGTTCACCCCCTATAAATACCGCAAGTAAAGGAGTGAACAAGATGATCAAGGGGAAAGTCAATCAATTAAAAAGAAAATATGAAACAAGCTGCCCTTTTGAAATCGCTGACAGTTTAAATATCACGGTTTTGAACAGACCTTTAGGCAGCATACTTGGTTTTTATACGAAGCAGTTTAGAATGAAAAGCATTCATATCAATGAGCAAGTAAGTGAGAAAGAAAGGCTGTTTATTTGTGCTCATGAACTCGGGCATTCAGTTTTACATACGGACGCAAGCACACCTTTTTTGCGACGTAATACGCTATTTTCCACAGACAGAATAGAGAAAGAAGCGAATCTCTTTGCTGTAAACCTGCTTGCAGAACGATTGGAAGTAGAAAACACAACAATCAGCGAAGCTTTGCACGAATATAATATTCCGGAAGATTTGATCAATGAGTATATTCTATAA
- a CDS encoding XRE family transcriptional regulator codes for MLRNLRAELARRSILVKDVAELLNVRAATVSDKINGYYDFTYDEAYLVKRTYFPDINIEYLFEKSTENARKEAVK; via the coding sequence ATGCTCAGAAATCTACGTGCGGAATTAGCGCGTCGCAGTATTCTAGTTAAGGATGTTGCGGAGCTTTTAAATGTTCGTGCTGCAACTGTGTCCGACAAAATCAACGGATATTATGACTTTACGTATGATGAAGCTTATCTAGTTAAGCGCACATATTTTCCAGATATAAACATCGAATATCTGTTTGAAAAGTCCACGGAGAATGCCAGAAAGGAGGCGGTGAAATGA
- a CDS encoding DUF771 domain-containing protein, translating into MTAQQQLDVNLSISIPEDKVLVSKVELQTLKEQQLSGVYWSMKEFEERTGKKQEWLKENILYRPKFKKELEGFVYYPQSQGQTWSFQAKEMAAFLDKNFNQIFNGD; encoded by the coding sequence ATGACCGCCCAGCAACAATTAGATGTGAATTTGTCCATTTCGATCCCGGAAGATAAGGTGCTTGTTTCAAAAGTTGAGTTGCAGACTTTGAAAGAGCAGCAACTATCCGGAGTCTACTGGAGCATGAAAGAGTTTGAAGAACGGACAGGAAAAAAACAAGAATGGCTAAAAGAAAACATTCTTTACCGTCCTAAATTCAAAAAGGAACTTGAAGGATTCGTTTACTATCCACAGTCACAAGGGCAAACATGGAGTTTTCAGGCTAAAGAAATGGCGGCGTTCTTGGATAAGAATTTTAATCAAATATTTAACGGGGACTGA
- a CDS encoding phage antirepressor KilAC domain-containing protein produces the protein MNELIATQESESGDILVSGRELHEFLEVNSNYTTWFNRMTGYGFEEGSDFIPIMEESRGGRPSQDHHLKLDMAKEISMLQRTDKGKQARQYFLQLEKLWNSPEAVMRRALQYADQKVTELEQKMQLDKPKVMFADAVETSTSSVLVGELSKVLKQNGVEIGQNRLFKWLRGNGYLIKQNGESYNLPTQRSMDKELFEIKKRTINNPDGSIRTTRTPKVTGKGQVYFVNKFLEDQPHAT, from the coding sequence ATGAACGAACTAATCGCAACACAAGAAAGCGAAAGCGGAGATATTTTAGTTAGTGGTCGAGAACTGCATGAGTTTTTGGAGGTGAACAGCAACTACACAACATGGTTTAACCGAATGACTGGTTACGGTTTTGAGGAAGGGTCTGACTTTATTCCAATTATGGAAGAAAGTCGAGGTGGCAGGCCTTCGCAAGACCACCACCTAAAACTAGACATGGCAAAAGAAATATCCATGCTTCAACGAACCGACAAAGGTAAACAGGCTCGCCAGTACTTTTTGCAACTAGAAAAACTATGGAACAGCCCAGAAGCAGTTATGAGACGAGCGTTACAATACGCTGACCAAAAAGTGACCGAACTCGAACAGAAAATGCAGCTAGACAAACCCAAAGTTATGTTCGCCGACGCCGTCGAAACATCAACATCTAGCGTCCTTGTCGGGGAGTTATCAAAAGTCCTCAAACAAAACGGGGTCGAGATTGGTCAAAATCGCCTTTTCAAATGGCTTAGAGGAAATGGATACCTCATTAAGCAAAACGGCGAATCTTACAATCTACCGACTCAGCGGAGCATGGACAAAGAATTATTTGAGATTAAGAAACGGACCATTAATAACCCAGACGGGTCTATACGAACAACACGAACACCGAAGGTTACCGGGAAAGGGCAGGTCTATTTTGTGAATAAGTTTCTGGAGGACCAACCCCATGCAACCTAA
- a CDS encoding MBL fold metallo-hydrolase, with protein MEYKIIQSGSKGNCVIIDDVMVDCGVGMKAIKEHLYDVKYLLLTHTHSDHMKRPTLAGIRTFFPKIQILGNYEVHQYFPVDTIVNAGFDVVTDDYTFLPFECEHPVLTYGFTWTSKDNEKLIYATDTASMSDAPKGPYDWVFLESNYDPKKIEQVKNNWSGRYNPYLSATMTHLSTKQCKEFYFMNRRDKDSKLIELHKSSRFY; from the coding sequence TTGGAATATAAAATTATACAGAGCGGTAGCAAAGGTAATTGCGTGATTATAGATGATGTAATGGTGGATTGTGGTGTGGGAATGAAGGCGATCAAAGAACACCTTTACGACGTTAAATATTTGCTGTTGACCCACACGCATAGTGACCATATGAAAAGACCCACGTTAGCGGGTATTAGAACGTTCTTTCCGAAAATACAAATTCTAGGAAACTATGAAGTACACCAATACTTTCCTGTAGATACCATTGTCAACGCTGGGTTTGATGTTGTGACAGACGACTACACGTTTCTTCCGTTTGAGTGTGAGCATCCGGTTTTGACGTATGGGTTTACATGGACAAGCAAGGATAACGAAAAGCTTATTTACGCTACCGACACTGCCAGTATGAGCGACGCTCCAAAAGGTCCCTATGATTGGGTGTTTCTAGAGTCCAACTACGATCCCAAAAAGATTGAGCAGGTCAAAAACAACTGGTCAGGTCGATATAACCCGTATTTGTCGGCAACAATGACACATTTGAGTACGAAACAGTGTAAGGAATTTTACTTTATGAACCGAAGGGACAAGGATTCAAAACTGATAGAGCTTCACAAGTCCAGTCGGTTTTATTAG
- a CDS encoding DUF1351 domain-containing protein, with the protein MEEQQLTIDVSSIQVQPGNVTFDGYENLKDEALYLAKQIEVLKVDEENIKTSKKMLATINSRVKELEDKRISIKKQMLEPYNEFEKQVKEIVKIVKEADETVRGQVRQLEEEERQSKREQIEILWDKRIGQYQFKDFFRFEDFLQAKHLNKSTSLNTVEKELVDWLEQRDQEIKHLQTLDNKDEILAEYKQSMNLVDSINTVQNRHKEKEQVSQQMDKGSKSKSYMIVFSNEAEYEFAKMLLNEKELNFETKVDE; encoded by the coding sequence ATGGAAGAACAACAACTAACCATTGATGTAAGTAGCATTCAAGTTCAACCCGGAAATGTAACCTTCGATGGTTATGAAAATCTGAAAGACGAAGCGCTATATCTAGCTAAACAGATTGAGGTTTTGAAGGTCGACGAGGAAAATATCAAAACATCTAAAAAGATGCTGGCAACGATAAACAGCCGTGTGAAAGAACTTGAAGATAAGCGCATCTCCATCAAAAAACAGATGCTTGAGCCTTATAACGAGTTTGAAAAACAGGTTAAAGAGATTGTCAAGATTGTCAAAGAAGCGGATGAAACGGTCAGGGGTCAGGTTAGACAGCTTGAGGAAGAAGAAAGGCAAAGTAAACGTGAGCAGATTGAAATCCTTTGGGATAAGCGTATTGGACAATACCAATTTAAAGACTTCTTCCGGTTTGAGGATTTTCTACAAGCAAAACACCTCAATAAGTCAACATCCTTAAACACAGTCGAGAAGGAACTTGTCGATTGGTTAGAACAGCGGGATCAAGAAATTAAACACCTTCAGACACTGGACAATAAGGACGAAATCCTTGCTGAGTACAAGCAATCTATGAATCTAGTTGATTCGATCAATACGGTCCAGAACCGTCACAAGGAAAAGGAACAGGTTAGTCAGCAGATGGACAAGGGGAGTAAGAGTAAGTCTTACATGATTGTATTCAGTAATGAGGCAGAATATGAGTTTGCAAAAATGCTCCTTAACGAGAAGGAATTAAACTTTGAAACAAAGGTGGATGAATAA
- a CDS encoding DNA primase family protein, giving the protein MYVEFKAGEKHAAKGADIAETHDAFQDAGYILTTDDLVVDIDDLPKETIQNILDIFNIRTERVWTTRGVHLYFKKPDGFKGASKVIPLGFNVEFKHNKNTYATAVKQNGEERLIENPGIREDLPSILHTRKTLQNLQGLSDGDGRNNAMFNHRVKIQGLVDNWEQVLRFINNHIFADPLSDQEFQTLARDDIPVDKKDMKEPDYANLIMRKYNVVMFTNNLYFRLNDEYTNDEHRLRRMVANEVGAVKTTFMDEVIKQMRYTAPLIEDDKAFDIKFSNGILRNGKFIPIDFKEFTPYYVKIPYTPDAEPVKEVDDYLYMLTEGDEQYKNLVLEVLGHTLVTDKEFKRLLAKFFVFVGSGGNGKGTLLEIIRNILGRDNCSSLSIKDMADERYLYNIKGNLANLGDDIEDEPINNERIKILKNISTCDDISIRAMRENSETVSITTSLIFTSNHLLKSWEKGDAYKRRILWLPMYTKPTNKDPKFITKITTDKALEYWVKLVVEGYFRLYENNGFTHSDKVEQFNQEYHYENDSIQQYLELVEQDDFINQPVADAFKVYEEWCEDNLIKPRSTRAFSKDIKEKYNLTAKQRKVNGRNKKTFLLSESEIKP; this is encoded by the coding sequence ATGTATGTCGAGTTTAAAGCAGGTGAAAAACATGCCGCCAAAGGTGCTGATATAGCAGAGACTCATGACGCTTTCCAAGATGCTGGATACATCCTAACAACGGATGACCTTGTTGTTGACATTGACGATTTACCAAAAGAGACTATCCAAAATATATTAGACATCTTTAACATCCGAACAGAAAGGGTCTGGACGACAAGGGGTGTCCATCTCTACTTTAAAAAGCCCGACGGTTTTAAAGGTGCTTCAAAGGTTATTCCACTAGGGTTTAACGTGGAGTTTAAACATAACAAAAACACCTACGCAACAGCCGTCAAACAAAATGGAGAGGAGCGTCTAATAGAGAACCCAGGAATTAGAGAAGACTTACCCTCCATTTTGCATACAAGGAAAACATTACAGAACTTACAAGGGTTATCCGACGGTGATGGTAGGAATAACGCCATGTTCAACCATCGGGTCAAGATACAGGGTTTGGTGGACAACTGGGAGCAAGTCTTACGTTTCATCAACAATCACATTTTCGCCGATCCATTGAGTGACCAAGAATTTCAGACGTTGGCTAGGGATGACATTCCCGTGGACAAGAAGGACATGAAAGAGCCTGATTATGCTAATTTGATCATGCGTAAGTACAACGTAGTGATGTTTACAAATAACCTCTATTTCCGTTTAAACGATGAATATACAAATGATGAGCACAGGCTTAGACGAATGGTGGCAAATGAGGTAGGGGCTGTAAAAACAACATTTATGGACGAGGTGATTAAGCAGATGCGTTATACGGCTCCGCTTATTGAGGATGATAAGGCGTTTGATATTAAATTTTCCAACGGTATTTTAAGAAATGGTAAGTTCATCCCTATTGACTTCAAAGAGTTTACGCCCTATTACGTCAAGATCCCGTACACCCCGGATGCCGAGCCTGTCAAAGAAGTGGACGACTACCTATACATGCTGACAGAAGGCGATGAACAATATAAAAACCTAGTGTTAGAAGTTTTAGGACATACTCTCGTTACGGATAAAGAGTTTAAAAGGTTGTTGGCCAAGTTTTTTGTGTTCGTTGGCAGCGGCGGGAACGGTAAGGGAACGTTGCTGGAAATCATAAGGAACATTTTAGGTAGGGATAACTGTTCGTCACTAAGTATTAAAGACATGGCTGATGAAAGGTATCTTTACAACATTAAAGGTAATTTGGCCAACTTGGGTGATGACATTGAAGACGAGCCTATTAATAACGAGCGGATCAAAATATTGAAGAACATCAGCACATGTGACGACATTAGTATCCGTGCGATGAGGGAGAACTCTGAAACAGTTTCGATTACAACGTCATTAATATTTACCTCAAATCATCTCCTTAAATCGTGGGAAAAAGGGGATGCATATAAGAGGCGTATATTATGGCTCCCGATGTATACAAAACCGACCAATAAGGACCCAAAGTTTATCACCAAGATTACAACGGACAAAGCGCTAGAATATTGGGTGAAATTGGTTGTTGAAGGTTATTTCAGGCTTTATGAAAATAACGGGTTTACCCATTCAGACAAGGTTGAACAGTTCAACCAGGAGTATCACTATGAGAACGATTCTATACAACAATATTTGGAGTTGGTCGAACAAGACGATTTTATTAATCAGCCCGTGGCAGACGCTTTTAAAGTGTATGAGGAATGGTGTGAGGATAACCTGATTAAACCTAGGAGTACAAGGGCGTTTTCCAAAGATATAAAGGAAAAATATAATTTAACAGCTAAACAAAGGAAGGTTAACGGTAGGAATAAGAAGACGTTTTTACTTTCTGAATCTGAAATAAAACCATAA
- a CDS encoding dUTP diphosphatase has product MNLTKLFETQKALDDRIIEKHGLQDMDRLPI; this is encoded by the coding sequence ATGAACCTAACCAAACTATTTGAAACGCAGAAAGCATTAGATGATCGCATCATTGAAAAACATGGTTTGCAGGACATGGACAGACTCCCTATTTAA
- a CDS encoding dUTP diphosphatase has product MELGECANEHRGFKYWSEDQEPRNKVFTMNPGENDQEAPLGGYKNPLLEERGLPAFYPIYWLGTEHHRKTTVEAEVSK; this is encoded by the coding sequence GTGGAATTGGGCGAGTGCGCCAACGAGCATAGAGGATTCAAATATTGGTCGGAGGATCAGGAACCGAGAAATAAAGTTTTTACAATGAACCCCGGAGAAAACGATCAGGAAGCACCTTTAGGCGGATATAAAAACCCACTCCTCGAAGAACGTGGACTGCCTGCATTTTATCCTATCTATTGGCTTGGAACTGAACATCACAGAAAAACAACCGTTGAAGCCGAAGTTTCCAAATAA
- a CDS encoding dUTP diphosphatase: MDCLHFILSIGLELNITEKQPLKPKFPNNDVTKQFIYVMDKVTGLYKNIKLSFGNNKDQIWQRIFSEFVRLGESMGFSWNEVEQAYFAKNKVNHERQANGY; encoded by the coding sequence GTGGACTGCCTGCATTTTATCCTATCTATTGGCTTGGAACTGAACATCACAGAAAAACAACCGTTGAAGCCGAAGTTTCCAAATAACGATGTCACAAAGCAATTTATTTACGTGATGGATAAGGTGACCGGGCTGTACAAAAACATAAAATTAAGCTTTGGAAACAACAAAGATCAAATTTGGCAAAGGATATTTTCAGAGTTTGTCAGATTAGGCGAGAGCATGGGCTTTTCCTGGAACGAAGTCGAACAAGCCTATTTTGCCAAAAACAAAGTAAATCACGAAAGACAAGCAAATGGCTACTGA
- a CDS encoding deoxycytidylate deaminase has translation MATERCQKLYVKAVVYKGNRILGAGENRPITPCDDHTCHHNNHCINSVHAEAKALLEAGKQAKGASMRTTHEPCHQCRKLIIAAGIEKVYYENEKHDPLNYKFRGEVKWVKV, from the coding sequence ATGGCTACTGAGCGTTGCCAAAAGTTATACGTCAAAGCTGTGGTCTATAAAGGCAATCGAATATTAGGGGCGGGCGAGAACCGCCCCATCACTCCATGCGATGATCATACGTGCCATCACAACAATCATTGTATTAACAGTGTCCATGCAGAAGCCAAGGCGCTACTGGAAGCAGGAAAGCAAGCAAAAGGTGCAAGTATGCGAACGACGCATGAACCCTGTCACCAGTGCAGGAAGCTGATTATAGCGGCTGGTATTGAAAAGGTCTATTACGAAAATGAAAAGCACGATCCACTTAATTATAAATTTAGAGGTGAGGTTAAATGGGTGAAGGTTTGA
- a CDS encoding DUF3310 domain-containing protein, with translation MGEGLTKEGKREIGQAYWNAIKPDKDNINSPDHYTSGDIECIDAIKEATKHLDGFEGYLTGNIMKYLWRYKHKNGVEDLKKASVYLKWLEEYVNGNEKP, from the coding sequence ATGGGTGAAGGTTTGACAAAAGAAGGTAAAAGAGAGATTGGTCAGGCTTATTGGAATGCTATTAAACCGGATAAAGATAATATCAACTCCCCTGATCACTACACGTCCGGCGATATCGAATGCATCGATGCAATCAAGGAAGCAACAAAACACTTAGACGGATTTGAAGGCTACCTTACCGGAAACATTATGAAATATCTGTGGCGGTACAAGCACAAGAACGGTGTGGAGGATTTAAAAAAAGCTTCTGTTTATCTGAAATGGTTGGAGGAATATGTAAATGGAAACGAAAAACCTTGA
- a CDS encoding sigma-70 family RNA polymerase sigma factor, whose protein sequence is METKNLDGKDLTIEEALTQYRNLIKKITNKMFIEGKYRDMDREDVSQLVSMSLVHAYNTYDHERGKTFLAYAYFIMIRQTLNQMRGYNNGIHIPPRVRETMGKIRKHEMEDYSADIISKTFNQSLVDAQRALKYLSYFSIRTFSDFEYDDDEESYILEGALSDSDDFTSPVVNDFIKSLDDGQQTIVRMRLSGFKLREIGDVFGITHQATQRRLMVIRKRWYEFKGDIAHV, encoded by the coding sequence ATGGAAACGAAAAACCTTGACGGAAAGGATTTGACCATAGAAGAAGCATTAACCCAATACCGAAACTTGATCAAGAAGATAACAAACAAAATGTTCATCGAAGGTAAGTATCGTGATATGGACCGAGAAGATGTGTCTCAATTAGTCTCTATGTCTTTAGTCCATGCTTATAACACGTACGATCATGAGCGAGGTAAAACGTTTTTGGCATATGCGTATTTTATTATGATAAGGCAAACATTAAATCAGATGAGAGGTTACAACAACGGTATCCACATTCCTCCACGTGTGCGGGAAACGATGGGGAAGATTCGGAAGCATGAAATGGAAGACTATAGCGCTGATATTATTAGCAAAACGTTTAACCAATCACTCGTGGATGCTCAAAGGGCGCTGAAGTATCTATCATATTTTTCCATACGAACGTTTTCTGACTTTGAATATGACGATGACGAAGAAAGTTATATCTTGGAGGGGGCGTTAAGCGATTCGGATGATTTTACATCACCTGTGGTTAACGATTTTATAAAGTCCTTGGATGATGGTCAACAAACAATCGTTCGTATGCGCCTGTCTGGGTTTAAACTAAGGGAGATTGGTGATGTGTTTGGGATCACACATCAGGCGACTCAAAGGCGACTTATGGTAATCAGGAAACGATGGTATGAATTTAAAGGAGATATAGCGCATGTTTAG